A region of the Deltaproteobacteria bacterium genome:
CCCGTCCTGAAATATTCTCCTACAAAAATCGAAATGGCCAGGGCAAAGGGCACACAAATGGCCAGAGCGAGGAAGGATGTCAGAAGCGTTCCTATGAGAAAGGGGATCGCCCCAAAGGTCCCCGACACCGGGTCCCATGTTTTTTCAAAGACAAAAGAGGCGCCAAAGGCCCAAATGGAAGGCTTGGAATGAAAGAGCAGACTCAGAAAGACCGCTCCAAGCAGTACCACTATTGCCAGGGCTGCAAGTAATATGCCCTTTTGAAAAGCTGATTCTTGCCACCCAGATGAAGGCCTTTCATAAGGCCTGGTTGTCATTGAAAAGGGGGGCGCCGTCATAGGTTATTGCCTTAATGAGTTTTTCGGCCTTTTCTCTAGCTTTTGTCGACAAGGGCGCATAATGCAGAGGCCTGGCGTATTCCTGACCATCGTGAATCACCCACCAGAGGGCATTCACAAGTGCCTTTGCTTTGTCTTTGGGTCTTCGTCCGTAAGCCTGTTCTTTAAACACAAGTATCCAGGTGAAGCTCGTGATGGAATAACCTTCAGGGGTCGGTGTATTCGTGAGGGATATCCTGGTGTCTTCCGGCAAAGGGACATCGGCCGCCGCGCTCACCGAGATCGTGTCAGGTTGAACGTAATGCCCTGATCGGTTCTGCAGCAAGGCAACGGGCATATTGTTCAACAGGGCGTATCCAAATTCCACATAGCCGATGGCTCCGGGAGAGTATTTGACCAACCCGGCAACCCCGGCATTGCCTTTTGAACCGAGCCCCACCGGCCAGTTTACAGCCTTGCCCGCCCCCACCTCTTTTTTCCATTGCTCATTGACTTGGCTCAGGTAGTCTGTGAAAACAAATGTGGTGCCGCTTCCATCGGAGCGATGGACAACCACGATATCCGAGTCAGGAAGGTGTGTCGACGGGTTGACGGCAGCGATGCGATTGTCGTTCCAGCGGGTGATTTTCCCGCGGAAAATGTCAGCGACATGGTCGGGAGACAACCTCATTTCGGGGTTTCCGGGCAGGTTGTAGGTGACTGCCACGGCACCAGCACAGGTTGGGATGTGGAGGACTTCTGCCGGCGCATTTTTCAGGGCATCATCGCTCATAAACGCGTCAGAGCCTCCAAAATCTACGGTTTTCTTCAAAAGCTGTCTCTGCCCACCGCCGGAGCCTATGGCCTGATAATTGATCTTGACCCCGGTGACTTTCCAGTATTCATAAAATATTTTTGAATAGAGAGGATAGGGAAAAGTGGCTCCAGCTCCCAATAATTCTACGCCGGTTTCCGGCAATGCGCAACCCCAAGGGGCCATCCAAACAGAAATGAATGGGATAAGGATAAAAACCTTCATGGAATGCCCAGACAAAAATCTTTAAGGGTTGTTTTCCGAACAAGACCTTGCCAAAAAAGTCGAATGGCCCGTGGATTCACAGCCTGATCAGCGCCGACAGCGTTGCCGGAAATCATCATGAGGCCGGAAACCCAATGTGACTGCACCGAACATCATCGGACAATCGCCAGGCCCAGCCGTAATGCCTCGTTCCGTTCTCTATAATCAATCAGGCTTTCCGCCAAGGCATTGACATACTGGGCTTGAAAATAAAAACCGAGGTGTCGAAACACATGCTGATGCAGCGGGTAGGTGAAGTCCCACTGCGTTGATACCCCCTCATCCGCCCAGCGCAGGTGCGATTCCAACACGAAGCTGTCCGCCTTTCCGAGCTTTACTTCCAGGTCAAAGAAGCCCCTGTAGTCTTCTAGATCCGGGTTGGTATCATTGTCGTTATGGACATAGGTCCAAATCTTGGGAGCAATCTGAATTCCTAGCTGTGTTTTGTTGTCGTACAATATGAAAAAAGGCTTGGCATAAAGTTGATTCGTGTTCCGTGAAAATTCCCCACCGCGGCCGTTAGATTCATGCTGGAATCCGGTTTGCAGGAAAAACCCTTGCATCCAGGATGGCCGCTTTTTGATATTCGATGACAAGAAAAACAACTCTGGCTTGTAGCTTGTGTCTTCAAATGGCGCCGAATCCGACTTCAGGTCCCAGAACGACGTTTGGGTATAGCCAAAATGGAGCCCCTTCAACCAGGGAAGCTCTTCGGCGAGGTCCCCTTCGGGGTCCAAAAACCGGTACTTGAAACTGATTTGAAATTTGCTTTTTTCCGGATTGGTCCCCACGAGGAAATACATGGACTCGTAGGCAGCAAGGTTCACCAGGTAGGGCTGGTAGAGGGCAAACAGCGAATCTATGGTGGGGTAATGCTCCAATGGCTCTGAACTGATCCGGCCAAGGGCCTGTGTTTTGGGTTCCTCGGCGGGAGCCACCGCAAACATCACGCTGGCGGCTTGGAATTCACGGACTTCCATCCGCACCGGGCCTGAAAGACCCGTTGGCACACTAAACTCATAGCGCCCTTTAATGAAACCGTTTTTCCCGACAACAACCGGCTGTTTTTCAAACGGTTCGAGAGTTTTTGCCACCACGTCTATGGTTTGATCGCCTGACTCAATGCGGCAGGACACCTGCACCGGAAGCTGCACGGAAACGATTCCCTCCCCGATGTTGTGAACGTATACGGAGAACTCAGCTACTTTGCCAGCCTGGGGTGGTATGGTTGGTGGGGCAATGACCGTTTCCAGACCGTCTGCCGAAACCGATGCACTGGCCATGAGCGTCCAACCAACGACGAGAAAAATGCCCAGGCTAATACCTATAACCCGACAGCCATCCTTCCCTGCTTTGGATTCTGGATTCATTAAACGATACCACCCCCTGAACATTTGGAAGCCGCTTTTGGTTGCAGAACAAATTAGTATCCGACAAACCCACAGCCCTTAAAGCCTGTCGGGAGGCTGTTGGAAAATGCTCAGATGCAAGGCGTCCGAGCTCCTGAGGAATGAGGCGTACTTAGCCGTACGCCGCAATGACGAAGGGTGAGGACAACACCGCAGATGGGTGTTTTCCGACAGCCTCCTAAACAAAGGATTTGTTGACCAAGTAATCATAAGCAGAAAGCGCAGCCTTAGCGCCTTCACCGGCCGCGATGATAATTTGCTTATGCGGCACTGTGGTCACGTCTCCGGCGCCAAAAAGCCCGTCCACGCTGGTCTGACAGCCGCAATCTATGATTACCTCTCCGTTGTCGTTCAAATCAACAAAGCCCTTGACCGATTCGTTGTTCGGCAGAAGGCCGATCTCCACAAAGACACCGCCGACCTCAAGTCTTTCCTCTTTCTCGCCATCCCGTCTTTTGATCCTGACCGCCTCTACATTGTCTTTCCCTTCGATGCTCAGGACCTGGCTATAGTCCATAAAACGAACCTTTTCCATTTTTTGCATCCGTTCCTGAAGAACTTCGTCTGCCTGCCAGCCTTTTTCAACATTGACCAGGATGACTTCTGCATCGACTTTCAAGAGGTCGTTAGCCGTGGTAAAGGCCGAATTACCGCCTCCGACGACAGCCACCCTCTGGCCACTGAATAACGGCGCGTCACAGGTGGAACAATAGGCCACGCCTCTGCCCACCAGTTCTTTTTCCCCAGGCACATTCAATGGACGGTGGCGGTTTCCCGTGGAGAATATCAAGGCCTTGCCCGAATACGTATTGCCATCGTCTGATTGCACTTTGAACACGTCGCCTTCTTTCAGCACCTTGGTGGCGCTAACGGGCAAACTGACCGAGATATCAAAACTCTTGACATGCTCTTCAAACATATCAGCAAGATCCATGGCATTAATGGCCTGAAATCCGAGCCAGTTTTCCACCTCAGTCGTTTCACGCACCTGCCCGCCGAAGTCCCGAGTGATGATACCAAGATGCAACATCTTTCGGGCTCCGTAAATGGCCGCACTCATTGCCGCCGGACCGCCACCTAATATCAACAAATCATATACGACCTGCGGATCGCAGTCCTTTGCTTCATCCAGGAAAGCCTTGTTCAACGAGCCTTTCTTCTGATTCATGGCTTACCCCCTAATCGTAATGCTTTTGCCTCGACGGCCGGCCCGCATGCCACGCGGTTGGCACAAAAGGTTATAAGATCAGCAAAACCCTGGCAAGGATTTTCCAGGACGATTGAGGGAGATCTATGATGTTTAACGACTATTCCGCAGGCTTCCATTCAAACAACGCACTGAAATGGTTTATAAATACGTCAATTCTTCGTTTTAGGCCGTGAACCCGGGAGGGCCGTAAGAAGATGGTGGAAATTCCTGTGAATATATGGGAGATTAAAGGAACCTGGGAAACGCCCGGATGGGCTGAACCAGCGTTGATCCAAGCCGGTTGGATGTTTTCGGATTAGGAGAAGATGAACAAGACGCCTGCCAACATTCTGCGCAGAAGGATGACCAATACTTGTCGATTGCGTAGGCCTGATATCTTGGGTCTCTTCCGTGGTGACGACCATGACGGCCTCCGAAGGCGCTGCAAGGGCATCGGTCAGGCGTTTGCCGGTTGGGGGGCCCTCTTTCTGGTCCTTTGCTTTTGGACGGCCGGTGTGACGGGAATCCCTCCTTCGGTTTGGGCCGGGGCGGAAAACAGTACGGGTCCCGCCGGCGGGAACGCCGCCCAGATGATCAGCGAGGCCGAGATTACAGAAAAGCTGAAGAATCTCGAAAAACGGATCGAAATTTCCGTGGTTGCCGAAAACGAGCAGACGGCCGGACAGAAGGGTCTCACCCAGGCTGATCTCAGCGAACGCACCAACAAACTAAGGGCCGTCCATTCGGCTTACGAACGTCTCCTGACGGCCCTGAAGAAGAAGGCCTCACAGCAAGGAGAAGAGGCGCTTTTGCGCGAAAAGCTGCAAGCCGAAAAGCAAACGGGCATCATCCAAGAGCCTCCTTATACCCTCAGTTTCTATGACAGTATCCTGGACGACTTGCGGGCTGCCGCGCAACAGAAAGAGACGGCCGGCCTGGCTGCAGCCCTTTCCCGTAAGGCATTGGAGGATGTGACGCTCCGATTCGAGAAAGCCCAGAAAGAATGGCGCGGTCTGAAGGACGAACTCGACGCGGTCCCGGGAAAAGAGACGCGCCGTAAGCTGGAATGGGAGTGGGGGGGTGCCGAGGTTGAAACAGAGCTGGCAAAGGCCCTGATTACGGTTGAAACAGTAAACCGCGACAACCTGTTGCACCAGGTCAAGATCGCCGAGCTTCGGGCCGACCTCGAAGAGCGGAAGCTGAATTGGGTTCGGGCCAATCTGCATTTTGACGAAACCGACCTGAAAAAGCAGCTGGACGCTATTTCGGCCAGAAGATCGGATTTCGAAAAACGGGTCGGGAAACTCATTCGGAAACAGAATGAGGCACAAGCTGCCTGGCTGACCGCGCAGGAAAGACTGAAACGGGCCGACAAAGACAAGCCGAATCCTGTCGCCGAAGCGACCTTCAGGGCGCGGGAAGCCTGGCTGAAGTCCTATCAGGCGGCCCTGGAACAGACGGAGGACATGCTCAGGCAGTTGGGGCACCAGGAAGGGCTCTGGAAGCTGCGCTACGGGCTGGTCAAGGGGGAGGTGCGGCACGAGGATCTGGTGATGCACAGTCAGGAGATCGAGAACCATCTGGCCAGCGTTAACCGTATGATGAGTGTCCAGCAAAGCAGCCAGACCAATCTGCAGTCACAGATCATCGCCCTGGAGAAGAAGCTGTCGGAGGATGGGCTCGAATCGGCGGTGGCAGGGCACGTGAGTCATCAGAAAAAGGCCGTTCAATATTCAGTCGAGGGAGGCCTTGAGTACATCTCTTCTCTCTTGGCGACGGAGGAGTTGGATCGACGGGTCATCCATGAGATCGATTTCAGACTGGAACGATTCGATCTGAAGGAAAAAGTACGGGATGTGGGAGGCTGGATCGGAAAGGTGTGGGATTTCGAGGTGTGGGTGATCGATAACCACGCCGTAACCGTCAAAAAGTTGCTTGTGGCCCTGTTCATCCTCGTGATCGGGATCCTGGCCGCCAAGTATTTTCTTCGGGCCATCAGCAGGCGCCTTCTTGCGTTTACGCAACTGAAGGAAACAACGGCCTCCGCCATCCTGAAAATGCTGACCTTTTCCGCATATCTCCTGGTCCTGCTATTCGCCATGCGTATGGTGAATCTTCCCCTCGGGGCTTTCGCCTTTCTTGGAGGTGCGGTGGCCATCGGTGTCGGCTTCGGCGCTCAGAATCTGATCAACAATTTCATCAGCGGGTTCATCATGATGGCCGAACGCCCGATCAGTATCGGTGATCTCATCGAAGTGGAGGGCTCGCTGGGGAAGGTGGAAGACATCGGAGCCCGATGTACACGGGTTCGCACAGGAGAAAACATACGCATCCTCGTGCCCAACAGCAGTTTCCTGGAAAAGAATATCACCAACTGGACCATCTCAGACAAAAAAATACGGGCGAAGATCCAGGTCGGCGTCATCTATGGTTCGCCGGTCCAGGAGGTCAAGCGGCTTTTGTTGCAGGTTGTGGGTGAAAGCCAAAAGGTATTGAAAGACCCCGAGCCCTTTGTCCTTTTTTGCGATTTTGGAGACAATTCTCTGGTCTTCGAAGTGCATTTTTGGATCGTCGTTCACAAGATTCTTGATCGGCGGCTCATTGAAAGCAGCGTCCGTTTCCGGATTGACGCCGTTTTCAGGGATGCGGGTATTGTGATCGCCTTCCCGCAGCGAGATGTTCATCTCGACGCCCACAAACCCCTGGAGTTTCGCCTCCTTCGCGATGATGAGGGCGCATGAGGGCTCGCTGGTGAATGGTTTCCATGTTGCCCCTAAAAACATCCCTATAGGCCCCCAAATCGGCTGTTTTAACAAACGAAGTGTCGTATCGTCAGCAAGTTAGCTTGGTCAGACCCGCAGTCCAGTCGCGCAGTCGGCCCAGTCGCAATCATTATTGGACCGTGCCGAAAACCTCAGGCGGCTTGGTCGTATCGCCCGTTGCATTGGGATAATCCACGGCCTTATAGGCCTTTTTATTATGATCCATCAACTCCCTGGCCTCTTTTATATAGTTGTTATATCGCTTCTTGCACTCATAAAAGCCGTGCCACCATGCATAATCTGGCGCCATCATGGCAGCACCCATCCTGGCCCTGCGTCCCTCATGGTGCCACAATTCGTAATAGTCCACTTCCAAACGTTCATCAAAAAACCTCGTCTTGTCCAAAAGTCCCTTGCCGTAAAGATCATCGAGCATCTTTTTAGCCGGTTTGAAATATACATCATTGTATTCGGCCACCACCTTGTCCAGTTTAATAAAGTGATCGTCCACCCAGGTCTTGCCGTGGCACTGGATACAGATTTCCGTCATTTTATCCCGTTCCACCTGCCAGTTGGTCTTGGCCGGAAAGGGTTTGAACTCAGAAGGCCGAATGGTCAAGGGGGCCTGGATCTCCCATGCAAGACGCTCTGTTACATCATGGGTAGTCAATACGGAGCCCGCTCCGGACATATGGCAAGATGCGCACGTTGGGCCCCTGAAATCCACGCCTGGAGTCCATGTGCCGGGAGCGGCAGTCCAGTTATAACCATCTCCATGAGCGGTGTAGATATCTCCATGCTTGGACTCCATGTAAATTTCAATTTGAGGGTGATCGGGCCCCAGGTGGCACTGACCGCAGGCTTCGGGCTTTCTCGCTTCCATGACGGAGAAAAGATGCCTTGTATGACAGCTCGTGCAGCTTCCCTTGCTGCCATCAAGGTTGATGCGGCCCACCCCCACGTTGGGCCAGGTTTCAGGACTCAGCTTGCCATCCTCGATTTTCATAATGGTTCCGTGACAGTGGTAACAGCCGCTAACCCGCTCAAAGTCGCTGTTCATCCCCTTGTTGAGCCAAGGGTCTATCTTCCATATAATTTCTTGCGTGTTGGCATGTTTGCTCATGCTGTACTGTTTGGCCTCGTCAGGATGACAGCGCGAGCAGTCTTTTGGGGTAACCACCGCCGAAATGGGGGTCTTGAATTCCTTGGTGCCTAATTTTTCATCCGATCGCTCATACTGCTTGTAATGTTCCAGGCTCACATCCGCATCACTCGTCTCGGCTTGATGGCAGTCCAGACATGTAATGTTGGCGCTGGCGTGTCGGCTATGGCTCCAGTCGGCAAACAACCCGGGGCTTTCAACCTTGTGACATCCTATACAGGCCACCGCCTCTTTCGGCATGCTCCTCTCCATTCTGAATTCCTTTGATTTCGGCATGTTTTTTCCCGCCTGGGCGTGAGACACCGAAACAAGGGACGCCACGAACCCAATAAACCCGACTGTTAGAACGATGATAAAGAGTATCTTTTTCATTTTTGCCCCCTTCTTTTTCAAAGTTCCTTTGTTTACGTTTCTTATTTGGCTAGTTTTTTATAAACCTTCGCCCCTGTAGTTTTTACTGAATTGCTTATAGGCATAAAAGGGTCTGGGGTTGTGGACCAGATTTCGATGACAGTCGACACAGTTTTTTTCAAAACCGTCCCTAGCATAAACAACCGACCGGTGAGCCAGCATGGCCCCTCGTTTATCAGGGATATATAAGAGGTTACGATGGCATTTCTGGCACTGCTCGTTTTTAAACGATTCATACGCGACCTGGCGGTTTTTCTCATGATCATAATCATCTTGAAAAAAATGGAGTACGACGTCCTTAATCCCATGGGCCGTCTTGGCATAGAAAAAGTTGAAGGTATCGTAGGGTGCGGGCAGGTGACAGTCCATGCAGTCGGCCACAAAACCCTGGGCATTATTCACATGCGTTGAGGTTTTCCATGTATTGAAAGCAAATTGGATTTCGTGGCAGGATGCGCAAAACTGAGGTGTCGTGGTACGAACCATGGTGTAGTAAGCAAGGCTGAATAATGGAAAGGCCAAGACGAGGCCGATGGCGATAAAGATGGCCGGCTTGATTGCCTTTTTCATGTCTCCCTCCTGTTTCAAATGATGATATCAATAAAGATGGTCTTCAACCTCCATTCACTAAGTATCTTTGGGGACATCCCAATGGTTCTTCCCTGAAGGCCGGGCTGCATAGGGGTGAATATTTCTGCCCTAAGGTGGTGACCTTGATTTGCCCCCTTGAAGGGGGCTGGCAGCCCCGGGAACGCATGAGTGACTAAAGTGACTGAAGTTTGAAGATCCCTGCAGCCCCGTCATACCGGGATCTCTGCTTCGCTCCGACAAGCTGCAGGGAATGTTCTGCCTGACGGCATCGCTTCGCAGCCATCGTAAGGAACACTGCCATTTTGTAATTCCCTCGCATTGCCGGTTCAACAACGGTAATTACTCAACGTTCTCTTTTGAGATCCTCGATTTTTTCTCCCGTGTATCCAAGGGCCACAAAGTCGAGCCGCCCCCTCCCGGCTGATGGTCATACGGTGCCGATTGAGGCGTCGGCCAATCTCTCTGAGGCTCAAACCGTAAAGGACTAAATGATAGATGACATATCGCTCCTCCATTAAGTGTGTGTAGGACATAATGGGTTCCTTCTGGTTGTGGGTTGGTTGCTCTTCCTCACATTACCAGATTGCCTGTCATGTCCCCTATAAACTTAGTGGTGCACTTTGAATTTGAATCTACCTTTCCTAAAACTAATCAGCAGAATGATCGCAGAAAAGATCGCAATATTTCGTTTCATTTTCATCTCCTTTTTTTTCAGTCACACACTGCATAATAAGCGCAAATAGAACTTGGTTTCATGAATATACTGTTTCAGCCGGTATTAGAATACGCCATCATGTGGCCTATGACTCCAAGAAGAAATCCAGCAATTGCCCCTAATGGCGGCGCCCAACGATTTTTGAGTTTGGCTTGAGGGGCAATATCTTGAAAAATAAGATATAAAATGCCACCAGCGCAGAATACCATGATCTTGTTAAGTACAAGTTGATTCCCTGCGAGATATTTCAACCCTATTAAAGCAGAAAGAGGGCCTAGTAAAGCAAGTCCAGTAAAGATTATAAGGGCGTTGCAGCTAGAACAATAACGGTTTGCTTTTACCTCACGGAATGCGTTAAAACCTTCAGGAAGGTTTTGAAGACCGATTAGAAATGCAACGAGCAATGCTCCTGATGAGTCCTGTGCAATAATTGCCCCAAGGGCCATTGCTTCCGGGATGAAATCAAGCAACATTGCGAGGACTTGGGATATTGCTCCTCCTCGTATGGCAATTAAATAATCAATAACCAAAAAGAATACTGCACCACTGACAAAGGAGACAGAAACAGAAAGAATAGATAAATTTTTTATTCCTTCAGGAATAAGAACCAGGGCAATAGCCGCAAAAAGTGCGCCTCCTCCAAAAGAAATTACAGCATGACGAAATTCATTTTCAAGCCAAGCCGGATGAATTCGTTCGATGGCGGCAATTGCACCACCAATCGGCATTGCAATACCGGCGAGTGTTGCGAGTAATAGGGCTTCGTAAAGGTATGGCATTTTGTTTTCCCAGGCAAGCGTTTGTTAGCCGCCCATTCAATCGGGCGAAAGTTTTGTTTTTCCGGGAGGCAGACAGGGACGTCTATGATTTTATGCCATTCGGTTTCCAAAACGCACAAAATCATAAACGTCCCCATGGTTCCTCCCATGGTTCCTCCCAGACGTGTCAGCGATCTGGTGCAGTGAATTGTTATAATTCCTTGACATCTAGCCACAGGACGTGTACTATATGTACAATTTGTACACCATGGAGGCTCCGTCATGCTTAATACAGTTTCTACGGCCGAGGCCAGAAAAAGACTTGCAGAAATCGTAAACAAGGTTGCGTATGGAAAAGAACCGGTTGTGTTGACCCGCCGGGGCGAGGAAATTGCCGCCCTTATTTCCATGGAAGAGCTTGAATTGCTTCAACTTATTGAAGATCATATTGATATTGAAGATGCGAAGAAGGCTCTTGAAGAGCCGGGCAAAAACATTTCGGCTGAAAAACTCTGGAAAGAGTTGGGGCTCTAATCCGTGAGATATTCTGTTGAGTTCAGGCCAGCCGTTTTGAAGAACATGAAACGGCTTCCCAAGAAGGAACTGCTTAGAATTAAAAAGAAAATAGATGATCTTGCTGAAAATTTGCCTGACCCGGCTACCACCAAAATGAAAGGCAACAATACTTTTCATAAGATTCGTGCTGGTGATTATCGGATTGTTTATGAAATTCATGAGGATCGGCTCGTCATACTTGTCGTGAAAGTCGGACACCGTAAAGACGTTTATAAAAGACTCCTCTAATTTCCCACCTTTCTCAATTCATCGTTGAATTATAACGGAAAAGCTGTGGAGCGCCTACCGCGTAGCGGTTAAGCGTCCCTACAAGCGACGGATTAGGCAATTGTGGTCCCATTTTTTTCAGGGCCTCTACAAATTGTTACGAAT
Encoded here:
- the pstS gene encoding phosphate ABC transporter substrate-binding protein PstS is translated as MAPWGCALPETGVELLGAGATFPYPLYSKIFYEYWKVTGVKINYQAIGSGGGQRQLLKKTVDFGGSDAFMSDDALKNAPAEVLHIPTCAGAVAVTYNLPGNPEMRLSPDHVADIFRGKITRWNDNRIAAVNPSTHLPDSDIVVVHRSDGSGTTFVFTDYLSQVNEQWKKEVGAGKAVNWPVGLGSKGNAGVAGLVKYSPGAIGYVEFGYALLNNMPVALLQNRSGHYVQPDTISVSAAADVPLPEDTRISLTNTPTPEGYSITSFTWILVFKEQAYGRRPKDKAKALVNALWWVIHDGQEYARPLHYAPLSTKAREKAEKLIKAITYDGAPLFNDNQAL
- a CDS encoding phospholipase A gives rise to the protein MNPESKAGKDGCRVIGISLGIFLVVGWTLMASASVSADGLETVIAPPTIPPQAGKVAEFSVYVHNIGEGIVSVQLPVQVSCRIESGDQTIDVVAKTLEPFEKQPVVVGKNGFIKGRYEFSVPTGLSGPVRMEVREFQAASVMFAVAPAEEPKTQALGRISSEPLEHYPTIDSLFALYQPYLVNLAAYESMYFLVGTNPEKSKFQISFKYRFLDPEGDLAEELPWLKGLHFGYTQTSFWDLKSDSAPFEDTSYKPELFFLSSNIKKRPSWMQGFFLQTGFQHESNGRGGEFSRNTNQLYAKPFFILYDNKTQLGIQIAPKIWTYVHNDNDTNPDLEDYRGFFDLEVKLGKADSFVLESHLRWADEGVSTQWDFTYPLHQHVFRHLGFYFQAQYVNALAESLIDYRERNEALRLGLAIVR
- a CDS encoding FAD-dependent oxidoreductase, with the protein product MNQKKGSLNKAFLDEAKDCDPQVVYDLLILGGGPAAMSAAIYGARKMLHLGIITRDFGGQVRETTEVENWLGFQAINAMDLADMFEEHVKSFDISVSLPVSATKVLKEGDVFKVQSDDGNTYSGKALIFSTGNRHRPLNVPGEKELVGRGVAYCSTCDAPLFSGQRVAVVGGGNSAFTTANDLLKVDAEVILVNVEKGWQADEVLQERMQKMEKVRFMDYSQVLSIEGKDNVEAVRIKRRDGEKEERLEVGGVFVEIGLLPNNESVKGFVDLNDNGEVIIDCGCQTSVDGLFGAGDVTTVPHKQIIIAAGEGAKAALSAYDYLVNKSFV
- a CDS encoding mechanosensitive ion channel: MNKTPANILRRRMTNTCRLRRPDILGLFRGDDHDGLRRRCKGIGQAFAGWGALFLVLCFWTAGVTGIPPSVWAGAENSTGPAGGNAAQMISEAEITEKLKNLEKRIEISVVAENEQTAGQKGLTQADLSERTNKLRAVHSAYERLLTALKKKASQQGEEALLREKLQAEKQTGIIQEPPYTLSFYDSILDDLRAAAQQKETAGLAAALSRKALEDVTLRFEKAQKEWRGLKDELDAVPGKETRRKLEWEWGGAEVETELAKALITVETVNRDNLLHQVKIAELRADLEERKLNWVRANLHFDETDLKKQLDAISARRSDFEKRVGKLIRKQNEAQAAWLTAQERLKRADKDKPNPVAEATFRAREAWLKSYQAALEQTEDMLRQLGHQEGLWKLRYGLVKGEVRHEDLVMHSQEIENHLASVNRMMSVQQSSQTNLQSQIIALEKKLSEDGLESAVAGHVSHQKKAVQYSVEGGLEYISSLLATEELDRRVIHEIDFRLERFDLKEKVRDVGGWIGKVWDFEVWVIDNHAVTVKKLLVALFILVIGILAAKYFLRAISRRLLAFTQLKETTASAILKMLTFSAYLLVLLFAMRMVNLPLGAFAFLGGAVAIGVGFGAQNLINNFISGFIMMAERPISIGDLIEVEGSLGKVEDIGARCTRVRTGENIRILVPNSSFLEKNITNWTISDKKIRAKIQVGVIYGSPVQEVKRLLLQVVGESQKVLKDPEPFVLFCDFGDNSLVFEVHFWIVVHKILDRRLIESSVRFRIDAVFRDAGIVIAFPQRDVHLDAHKPLEFRLLRDDEGA
- a CDS encoding hydroxylamine oxidoreductase produces the protein MKKILFIIVLTVGFIGFVASLVSVSHAQAGKNMPKSKEFRMERSMPKEAVACIGCHKVESPGLFADWSHSRHASANITCLDCHQAETSDADVSLEHYKQYERSDEKLGTKEFKTPISAVVTPKDCSRCHPDEAKQYSMSKHANTQEIIWKIDPWLNKGMNSDFERVSGCYHCHGTIMKIEDGKLSPETWPNVGVGRINLDGSKGSCTSCHTRHLFSVMEARKPEACGQCHLGPDHPQIEIYMESKHGDIYTAHGDGYNWTAAPGTWTPGVDFRGPTCASCHMSGAGSVLTTHDVTERLAWEIQAPLTIRPSEFKPFPAKTNWQVERDKMTEICIQCHGKTWVDDHFIKLDKVVAEYNDVYFKPAKKMLDDLYGKGLLDKTRFFDERLEVDYYELWHHEGRRARMGAAMMAPDYAWWHGFYECKKRYNNYIKEARELMDHNKKAYKAVDYPNATGDTTKPPEVFGTVQ
- a CDS encoding NapC/NirT family cytochrome c, which codes for MKKAIKPAIFIAIGLVLAFPLFSLAYYTMVRTTTPQFCASCHEIQFAFNTWKTSTHVNNAQGFVADCMDCHLPAPYDTFNFFYAKTAHGIKDVVLHFFQDDYDHEKNRQVAYESFKNEQCQKCHRNLLYIPDKRGAMLAHRSVVYARDGFEKNCVDCHRNLVHNPRPFYAYKQFSKNYRGEGL
- a CDS encoding divalent cation transporter gives rise to the protein MPYLYEALLLATLAGIAMPIGGAIAAIERIHPAWLENEFRHAVISFGGGALFAAIALVLIPEGIKNLSILSVSVSFVSGAVFFLVIDYLIAIRGGAISQVLAMLLDFIPEAMALGAIIAQDSSGALLVAFLIGLQNLPEGFNAFREVKANRYCSSCNALIIFTGLALLGPLSALIGLKYLAGNQLVLNKIMVFCAGGILYLIFQDIAPQAKLKNRWAPPLGAIAGFLLGVIGHMMAYSNTG
- a CDS encoding type II toxin-antitoxin system Phd/YefM family antitoxin; translated protein: MLNTVSTAEARKRLAEIVNKVAYGKEPVVLTRRGEEIAALISMEELELLQLIEDHIDIEDAKKALEEPGKNISAEKLWKELGL
- a CDS encoding type II toxin-antitoxin system RelE/ParE family toxin translates to MRYSVEFRPAVLKNMKRLPKKELLRIKKKIDDLAENLPDPATTKMKGNNTFHKIRAGDYRIVYEIHEDRLVILVVKVGHRKDVYKRLL